The DNA window ATAATTTCTGCTGATGGCAAACATGGAAATCCCGATTACGCTACTCTTGCTTGGATAGTAGAATCAGCTCAAATGCAGCAAAGAAATATAGAAATTTTCCTTACCAATAAAACCGAAACGGTTAATAAGTTTATTAATAACTATAATATGTCTGAATGGGGATACAAAATAATCTTTATAAAACAAGGTGAAAATAGTCTAAAGATATCATTATAGATTATACAGAGTAATAGTCTTTTTTTGCTTCTTCAAGAATAAAATTTGCAAATTGTGTTTTGCAAGCATGTTGGAATACATTTGCTGACTTTTCGTTGTCTTTGGAAATAAAATCTCCTAATGTTTCTTTTATTGAATTATTATGGAAATATATTGCAAAACCAAACATTCCAATAGCGACATCCGTTGCATCAAATATGATCTCGAAAAGTAATTTGTTTTTATTACTGCATTTTGCTACCCAAATATACTTAGGCATCGATGTTAAAAGGATATTTTTTACTAAATTGAGCTCGTATATTTTAGAATCTGTCTTGAATTGCTCACTATATTGTAAAGTTATATCCCAATCTAACTCTAAGTTATAAATCAAATTTATTAATTCATTTATACCAACAACGATTTTTTCAACATCTTCATATGTAATCCTAATTTTGTGATATAGGGGAATAATTATATTAGTAAGGTGAGTGGGTTTTGTTGGGCTAACTGCATGCGACCATTTTGTTTCAAATCTATACTCTACATTAACACCTTTGTCAAAATCGAAACTTGCATAAGGGCCCCACGCATCGTCATGAGTAAATAATTTTGTAACATTTTCTGCAATGAATCTTATGTTTAGGATCTTGTTAGTTACTTTTAAAGGTGGGTTCCCTATTTTATATCCGACCACAGTAACTGCATGATGACCGTATTTAAAGGATCCTTTATCCATATATGGCACTTCTAATACTAAAATAAGTGGTATACCTATTGGGGCGTAAGCATATACATATTTTTTTAAAAAAGATCGGCTTAGTTCATGATTTTTATCTGACGTTCTGATATCACTTACAAGTCCAGATTTATATATTGATTGAGATATTTGTTTTACCGATAAACCCTGGTTAGGAAAAATTCTTTCACCATGTGTACCAACTATATCGGCTTCGTCCGTTATTTGACTTGGTGTTTTGGAAACAGCATATTTAGTCATGGAAGCTTTTTGTAACATCATCCATATGGCTGAAGTAGCGCATACACTAACAACACTATCTTGTTCCATGTAACCAAGGGATTCTAACTTGACTTTGTTTCCAAAAACATTAATATAATAATCTCTTACGCCAAAGTAATTTCTATAGTTCCCATCATCATCTATCGATTTATAATGCTTTAATACAGTTTTGCCAATTACCTTAATTGGCAAAGGCTTTCCAACAATATATCCTAAATAGGAATTATTCCAGAATTCTAATTGATCTTCTGTGTTAGCAATTATAATTTTTTCAAATTCTTCAGGGCTTAATGGGCTATTAAAGAAGTGCAGTCTTATGCAATTCTTTGAATATTGATCAAAACAAGTAACAAAATATGTTGCAAAGTCAATAAGGTAGTCCTTACTTACATAATCAAATTCAACTATTATTGACTTAGCATCAAGATCCGCAGATGATAGGTATTCAAATAAATACTTAAACTGATTTTTAGCTAAAACTTCAGAAGGTAAAGTATATTTATTATTTAGACAGAGTGCTTTTGCAAAATTTGCTTTACTAAAAGTGTAATGTCTATATTTCGACACAATAATGCACTATAAGGTGCAGACAATACTGCTCAATGCAGCATCAGTTGAAGAATACTTCATTTGATCAATCTCTTCCTGACGGCGTATCGATCTATCTACTGCATCTTCGAACTCCTTAGAATCAAAGTCAAAGGTGTTAACATCAATAAGTTGAGCTTCCTTAAGGAAGCTATCGTCATTTCTGTCTATTTCGTATTTCCGCAGCATAAGAATCTAATCTTTAAAAAGGGTTGCAAAGGTACTAATAATTTCTAAAATATTTGATTTTATAACTCAATTAAGATAATAATGCATTACTTATGGCCATTATTGTTCCAAAAACACTTTAAAACAAAGATAAGCATAGCAATTACATATCAAAGAATATATCATATTTTTTTTATATATATTGCAAATATTTAATTGCCAGGCATTTAATTTAAGTACAAACTTTTAAAATACCTACATATACTTATTATTTGGCAACTATTATGAACAAAGACAGTCTTATTTTTTACCTAATTTAAAATATTAATATTAGTGTTCAGCTTTGTTCGATAATATTAAAAAAAATACAAAAGAGAGGCAAGAAACAAAAAACCCCTGCAAGTCATTGACTTACAAGGGCTTTATGTGATCTGTTTGGGACTCGAACCCAAGACCCACGGCTTAAAAGGCCGTTGCTCTACCGACTGAGCTAACAGATCAGCTGTTTCTTTTCAAAAACGAAGTGCAAAAATAGGTTTACAGACCATTTTTTCCAAACATTTCTGCTTATTTCACAAATAATATTTTTTTATCATATCAGGCATCCAGTTTGGCTCTTTCCCTTTTCTTGTTGGAATGGAATGCCATTTGAATGAAAGGCCCCTTCATAAACTCTTCTGGATCAATGCTCGATTGCAATACCGGGCCTTTAAATTTACCACCTAACAACATCCTGGCACATTCCAACATGGGAGCAGCTGTAGTAAGTTGTATTCCCTTTAAAAGGTGAGAACCGACTTTTAAAGGGTCAATGCTCATACTTTTTTCTTTTTTTCTCAAAACTCCTTTAGAATCTTTCCCCTGCACACTGGCATACAGCACAATTAAATCATCTTCAACATGAGGTATATATTCATTCATCTTTTCAAGAAGTCGGTTTTCAATGCCCTGTCCCTGACCAATTATTTGCAATTGACTTCTTACCCAGTCAAAATGTCCAGGATAACGAATCGTCTTATAATCTAGATTTGCCACTTTTTCCTTAAAGTAATCCGGCAAATCTGCTGCACCTCCGGAGGTGTAATCATCTTCATAATGGATACCATCGATGATCAAATGTGTGGTACCCGATAAAGAGGGAACATTTAGTTTTTGATGATTTCTTACCACAACTGCCTCTTTAACATATTCTGTGGCCACTCCGATGGGACTCCAGGTGAATCCGTAAAAATGAGGACCGGTCACCACACGAGTTAAAGCTCCTACCTTCATAGCCATGTAATCGATCTTGTCAGCCTGAAACTCCTCAGCAAACTCCAAATACAATTGGTGACCAAGGATGTTGATGAAACCCGGTGCTAAACCAGCCTGCAAAACAAATCCGGTCTCTGCACCTTTTGCCATATCCAGGATTTGGTTAGTCTCTGCAACATATTCAGTCAGATTTACATAGTGTAGATTGTATTTTAAAGCAAATGCTGCCATCCTAGGTGCCTCCCCCCCGGGCAAACAATCCAGAAGGATGTCACCGGAACTGAAAACATAATCCATTTGATTGGTGAGTTCTTGGGGGTGAATGTGAAAAGGTTCAATCTGGACGATTGAAGAAGCTCCCTCTTGTACCCACTTTGAAACACTGATTGCAGCTTCGTAATTGATATCTCCTATAAAAATGTCTGCAGCCATATCCGGCACCTCAGCCAAAAGTAACCCAACTGCTTTTCCTATCCCCCCAGCCCCGGCAATGATGACTTTGTGCGACCCAACCATAATTTTTTTTTTTAAAATGCAAAATTAAGGGATGATGGCCCATCATCTGTCAAAATAACTTATTGTTAATACATAAGGATATGTTAATAAATTTATTACACATTAAATAATATTAAATAAATAAAATATTAATCATATTATGAAATATTATAATGTGTATAAATCACTATATCAATTAAAAATAATTTAATAAAAATTGTAATATTATAAAATAGTCATACATTAGCGCAGGTTTTAATACATAATCTACTATTTATCATGGCAAGGTCAAAATCTGCAAAACACTCTGTTTGGGATCAATGGGTCAAGTGGCTGAAGGATGAGAGGGTCTCAAAAATCGCTGCTATGAGTTCATTTATGGGTGCAATCTATTTACTCATCTCCTTTATTTCATATTTGTCCAGCTGGAAAGCTGATCAGGATAAAGTGCTGGCATTGTCCTGGCGCATCTTATTTAAATCCGGGTCAGAAGTAAATAACTGGTTAGGAAGACTTGGGGCATTGTCATCACATTTCTTCTTTTATTATGGTTTTGGTATTGCCTGCTTCTTGATTATCCCGGTCATCATTCATTTAGGCTTTAGATTTCTTAAGAGATCAGGGTGGCTTGGACTTCTTAGGTACAGTACGCACACCTTAATGATTATGGCTCTCCTGTCCATGATTCTTGATTTCATTTTCCAGGATAAGGGCTTCCCATATGGTGGCTCTTTTGGCGGACGGACCAATGACTTACTCAGCAATTTTGTGGGTGAGGTCGGTCTCGGTGTAACCTTGATATTTTCTTTGATAAGTTTCATCATTTGGTTTTTTAATCCCAGTCTTCAAAAATTACAGTTTCAAACTCTTGGTGGGTCAGAGACAGACAGTTTTTTGGATTGGTCAAATGCATTTAAGTGGAACAATCCTGCCAGCACAAATCAGGAAGATAATTTAACACCTAATGAATTATATCTAAAAAATAAAGCTGCTTCGGCTCAGTCTGCCGGAATTGAAGTTGACTTTGGTGATTATGCTGAAAGTGCCGGCCTTGCTGCTACCATTGGATCTAAAGCAGATCAAATAATCAATCCTTTTGGACCTAGCCTTGAAATTGAAACAATCGCTCCTTCGGAATCCATTACTACAAAAGATCCAGAACAAAGCGAATCTCGACCATCATACCAGCCTGTCCCCGATGACGAGGACGGCTGGCATGACGAGAGCCATACAGGTCCTTATGACCCTCGTGCAGATCTCAGCACCTATGTCATTCCAAGTTTGGATTTGTTGAATGACTACAATGACCAGAAATTCGAAATCGACAGAAGTGAATTGGAGTCAAACAAAAATCAAATCATTGCTACCCTACTGAATTATAAAATTGAAATACAAAAAATAAAGGCAACTATAGGGCCTACAGTGACTCTTTATGAAATCGTTCCGGCTCCCGGAGTGCGGATCTCCCGCATAAAAAGTCTGGAAGATGACATTGCGTTGAGTTTGTCTGCGCAAGGCATCCGTATCATCGCTCCTATACCAGGAAGGGGTACCATTGGTATTGAAGTAGCCAATAAAAATAAACAAATGGTCCCTTTGAAGGAACTTCTGAAGTCTGATCGATTCAATGATCAGAAAATGGAACTTCCGATTGCATTGGGTAAAAACATTTCAAATGAAGTAGTGGTCGCAGATTTGACAAAAATGCCCCACCTACTTATAGCCGGAGCTACCGGACAAGGAAAATCAGTAGGGATCAATACTATTCTGATGTCCCTTCTTTACAAAAAACATCCGGCAGAAGTAAAACTGGTGCTGATCGATCCAAAGAAAGTTGAATTACCCATTTACTCTGTGATTGAAAAACATTTTCTGGCGCAACTTCCTAATCAGGATGAAGCAATCATCACGGATACTTCCAAGGTCATTTATACCTTGAATTCATTGTGCATTGAAATGGATCAGCGCTATGAGTTACTCAAAATGGCAAGGGTAAGAAATCTGCTGGAATACAATGACAAATTTGTAAACAGAAGACTAAATCCTCAAAAAGGACACAGATACCTGCCTTACATAGTTTTGATTATCGACGAGTTTGCCGACTTGATTATGACCGCAGGAAAAGAAGTCGAACTGCCAATAGGTCGACTTGCTCAATTAGCCCGTGCTGTTGGAATACACTTAATCATAGCCACTCAAAGACCATCCGTAAAAATTATTACGGGCTTGATTAAAGCCAATTTCCCTGGAAGAATAGCATTTAAGGTTTCCTCCAACATTGATTCCAGGACTATTCTTGATTGTGGAGGGGCTGAAAGGTTGATTGGACGTGGTGACATGTTGTACAGTGTTGGATCTGATATGATTAGACTACAATGCGCTTTCGTTGATACCCCTGAAGTTGAAAGAGTCATAACCCATATTGGAAACCAAAGAAGTTACGGCGAGCCCTATTACTTGCCGGAATACAAAGGGGATGAAGCGGATGGTGCAGAGAATTCAATCGTCGCAGATGATTTGGATGAAATGTTTGAAGAAGCAGCAAGATTGGTGGTGCAAAGCCAACATGGAAGCACCAGTATGATCCAGCGAAGATTAAAGCTTGGATACAACAGGGCCGGAAGAATTATGGATCAAATGGAAGCTCTTGGAATTGTGAGCTCCGGCGAAGGAAGTAAACCTCGTGAAGTACTCTTATTTAATGAAATAGAACTTGAGAACCTACTTCAAAAGTTCAAAAGAAAAACCTAGTCTTTTTATTTTTTTTTTCGTCTTAGACCAACTGAGATTGATAGTAGATTATTGCCCCGGCCGACCTCCGGGGCTTTTTTTTTGTACTGTTAGGAAATTAAGTGGCCTGATCATCAAAATTTGATGTCAAATGTCGACTTTCGCACTCATATGTTACCGCTTGCTGAAAGAATGCGTCCACAAAGTTTGGAAGATGTGCTCGGACAAGATCACCTCTTGTCTCCGGGCAAGCCATTAAATTTAGCACTTTCTGGCGGACACTTACCATCCATGATCTTCTGGGGTCCTCCGGGTGTAGGTAAAACCACTTTAGCCCGGTTGTTAGGAAAACAATTTAATCGCAAATTTTTTACCCTAAGCGCAATTTCAGCAGGTGTCAAAGATCTGAGAGAACTGATCAATGAAGCCAAAAGCCAAAAATTCTTTAACAGCCCCTCACCTATTTTGTTTATTGACGAAATCCATCGTTTCAATAAAGGTCAACAAGATGCTTTGCTGGCTGCCGTTGAAGATGGAACGATAGTTTTGTTGGGCGCCACTACCGAAAATCCTTCTTTTGAAGTGAATGCTGCCCTTTTGAGCAGAATGCAGGTTTATGTACTGAAGCATTTGGATGAACTGGATCTTGTCAAACTTATTGAACGTATTGCAGATAAGGACGAACTTTTCCAAAACAAGAACATAAAAGTATTGGAAACCGATTCTTTGGTTGAATTATCCGGTGGAGATGCCAGAAAACTATGCAACATCATGGAGATTGTTGGCAACTTACCTCAATCCCAAATAGAAATCACAAATGAACTTATCCGAAAATTGGTCACTCAAAACATGGCTATTTATGATAAGTCAGGAGAAATGCACTACGACATCATTTCTGCTTTCATTAAATCAATACGAGGCAGTGATCCCCATGCAGCCTTGTATTGGCTTGCCCGGATGGTAGATGGTGGAGAAGACCCACTTTTCATTGCACGAAGACTACTGATTCTGGCAGCAGAAGACATTGGACTGGCAAATCCAAACGCGCTTTTGATGGCCAACACTTGCAAAGATGCCATTCACTTTGTGGGATGGCCTGAATCCAGAATAATCCTTGCTGAAACCGTTATTTACTTAGCTTGCTCACCCAAATCCAATTCTGCTTATCTTGCTATAGAAATGGCTATCAGTCTAGCTCAGTCAACAAATAACGCTCAAGTTCCTTTGCACTTACGCAACGCCCCCACCCAAATGATGAAAAATATTGGCTACGGAAAATCCTACGAATACAGTCACCATCACCCTGGCAACTTTGTCTATCAGGAATACATGCCGGAACAATTGAGTAGTAAAGCTATATTTAAACCGGCAGAAAATCCCAATGAGCAAAAAATGAAAATGAGCTTGTTGGAATGGTGGGGTGAAAAATATAAATAATGTCTAGGTTAAATTTATCAATATCATTAATTCGCAAATTGAATAGTACTAAAAAAGATGTAGGCCTATACAATTACTAAAAAAATATATCCTAGCTAATCCTCTATTTTTCTGTAACCACATTGAAAATATCCTTACTGAATTTTGCTTCTTCCGGTTTGATTTTACCACTTACAATCAATCTGAATTCGCGACGAATTTCTGCTTCATTAAATAATTTTTTCTCTTCTTCAGTTTCAGGAACAATGGCCGGAATAGGCTTAGGTCTGAGTGTTCTGTCATCCAATGCTACAAATGTAAAGTAAGCCTGATTTGATTTCCTGGGCTCCGCCACAAGTATACTTCTGGTAAAAACTTCCATAAATATCTCCATGGAAGAATTAAATGTTCTGGAAACTTTTGCCCGTATGGTCACAATATCCCCAAGTTTAATGGGCTCATGAAATGTCATGTGGTCAACCGAAACCGTAACCACATGCGCACCACAATGCCTGCTGGCACATATTGCTGATGCAATATCCATCCACCGCATTAGATTTCCTCCCATTAAATTGCCCAATACATTGGTGTCGTTTGGTAAAACCAACTCTGTCATTTCCGTTATGGAATCACTTACTTTTTTCATTCGAATATTTTACTCTTTGTTGTTTTTTCAAGCCCAAATGTATGTAGAAAATGGCTCGTAAAGATTTGTTTAATTTCTGCCATTTCAACCACAATTCCCAATTCCTTTTGAATAGAAGTCACGGTTTTATTTTCTTCCTGAATGCCACATGGGATGATGTGGTTAAAATAATTAAGGTTCGTATTAACATTTAAGGCCAATCCATGCAAACTTACCCATCTGCTTAGGTGTACGCCAATCGCACAGATTTTGCGGGCCCGGTCATTATCCGGATCTAGCCAAACTCCTGTGTATTCTGGCAAACGATCACCCAAAATTCCGTACTCGGCCAAGGTCAATATTACTGACTCTTCTAAACCTCTCACATATCGATGCACATCATTAAATATGCGGTCCAAATCAAGAATTGGATAAGCCACCAATTGCCCTGGTCCATGATAAGTGATGTCCCCTCCCCTGTTGATTTTGTAAAAACTTGCCTGAATCTGACCCAGTCCTTGCTCATTAATCTTTAGATGACTCTCCTCTCCCGATTTACCCAAAGTGTAAACATGAGGATGCTCACACAATATTAATACATGCGGAAAATCTGCCGAGCCCGGTTGAGATCTTTTTTCGGAAATTAACCTGTTATGAATTTTGGTCTGGTAATCCCAGGCTTCCTGATAGTCAATCTGACCAAGATCATGTATTTCTATTCTATTGCTCAATCGTTTAATTGCTTAATTTAATATTTTGTCTTAACTTTGGATATAATTAAACAGCGTTTTCATGAGACAGTTTACTTTATTCCTCTTTTTACTCCCTTTTATTTGCTCAGCTGCCAAGGCTCCTGATTTCACAATCACAGACTATAATAACAAGGTCCATAAACTTTATTCGGATTATTTGAATAAGGAGAAAGTAGTGGTTCTTAAATTGTTCTTCGTAGCCTGCCCCCCTTGTAATGCCATTGCTCCTTATGTCCAACAAGCTTATACTCGCTGGGGTGCAGGGAATGGTCGTGTCCAGTTCATTGAGCTCAGTACTCAAAATTATGATCTGAACAACGCTGTGAAGGGATATGCACAAAAACATGGAATTACTTTCCCGGGTGCTGGTTTTGATGGAGGAGGATTTGCTGCGGTGGCTCCCTATAAATCAGGGACTTTTGGTCCTTTCTATGGCACTCCTACCTTTCTTGTGATTGCTCCAAATGGTGAGGTTGAATTCAATATTGACTTTGAAAGGGATGATCAGGTAAAGTTAGATTCTGCTATTGCCAGAGCGCTGAGGGTCTCCAGTGGAGGCACCGGGGGTGGCCCAACTCGTTGCCAAGATTCCTTTGGAGTAAAAATTACCTCTTATTTGCATCCTGACAAAATGATAGTTAAAGACATTTTTAATGGTAACAACCCACTATTTGAACTCGAAAATAATCAATACAATTGTGAATATTTTTTTCCAGCTATTAGGGATAATTATTATGTAACTCCTTTTAAATCACAAACCGGAAACCCTGATGAATATGTAACTACTGCAGATGTGGTTTTAATTCAGAAACACATACTAGGGATATCTCAACTAAACAATCTCCAGTTGTTAGTCGCTGATGTGAACAAAACATATTCTGTAACTGCTTCTGATATGGCAGAGATAAGAAAATTAATTTTAGGTATCAATTCCAGATTTAAAGCCGTAAGCGACCTGTATGGCTTTGCTGTTAATCCTGCTGGAAAAAATGGGGTGATCAATGACAAGGTCAAACTAAATGACTTGATAAAAGGAACCGTGAGCAATGAATTCGGAGTAGGTAAATATGGGGATGTCAATGGAGCAGCTATAAAATTCGATGGTTCTCTTGAAGAAAGGGCTAATTGTACTGAAGAATGGGTTATTAAATCTGAAAAAACATCCAACGGCTATTTATATCACATTATCCCGAACACAAACGGAAATGTTTTTGGTTTCCAGTTTAGTCTTGCTTGTGATGTAAAGTCCATTACAGACGTAAAACTTAATCAAAGTTTATCCAATTTCAACAATACCAATTACATTTTTAATGGACAACGCAATGAATTCATTTGTCTGTGGAGTAGTCCAGATGGATTGGGAGTCAATTTCGATTTGCGTGAACCATTAATCACATTCTCTTCATCACAAAATCTGAATTTTAAACAAGGCAAAGTACCTAATGAAATTGTATTAAGTAACGATGTGTGTGGAATCTTTTTTAACCACATCTATAATTCAGAACCTGGTGTACCAAGATTTAGAGTCAATCAAACAGCGACTCAATATGAAATTGACGTCGAAGCCTCTTCCGGAATTGTTGCATTAAAGTTTTTCGATCAATCTGGAATTCATGTTTCTGATTCGAAAATTAAAATGGAAAAAATTAATGAACAAAATATAAAGGCAAATATTTCTAAATTAAATCCAGGGTTTTATTTTGTTCAGGGGCAACTAGCAGATGGTTCCATAAAAACAGAAAGGTTTTTCAAAATTGATTAGATTGTTAACAGAGATATTGTAAGTATTTTTTTGCTTTTTATACCTAGCCTAATTTATCTCGTTTACTTGTTCGAGTTTTAATAAATTTATTGGATTGCCATTCAGGTTTATTAAATTCTTTTGTCCAAACAATGCTGTTTGATCATACAATAGAAAAATAACCGGAGACTCCTCAACAATAATCCGATCCATTTGCTGAAATAATTTCACCCTTTTGTCATTGTCAATCTCTTTAACAGCTGCTTCGTATAGTTGATCAAATTCAACATTCTTAAATCTGGTGTAATTTGGAGGCGCACCGTTTTTGCTGTAAAAAACGGTCATAAAGCTTTCTTCATCCGGATAATCGGCTATCCAGCTAGCTCTAAAAAAACCAATACTGCCGTTACGCATTTTCTCTCGCAGTGTACCGGTTTCCAAAAGTTCTATCCTCAATTCAATTCCAATTTCCTGCCATTGACGGGCAATAAAGGTTACAAGATCTAAATAATCTTTATTGGTATAAATAACGAGTTCTTTTTCCAATTTAGATTTTTCAAAATACCCTGAACTTTTAAGTAAATCCTTTGCTCTGGCTGCATCATGCACATATCCTTTCACAGAATTGGGGTCATAAGAAATCAAACCTTTAGGTATAAAACCAGCATTGGCCGGTGTTCCAATTCCAAACCTGTAGGTCTTGACCAACAAATTTTTGTCTAAGGCTAAATTCAATGCTTGTCGCACCCTTTTATCCCAAATTGCATGATCTTTTGGGAAGGCTTCCAGATTAATTCCCAAATACTCTGTATTCAGGTAATGTGATTTAAAAAAATTAATGTGGTCATTCAATTCCGGACGCAATGTTCCATTACTCAAAATTAATTGAGAAGCAAAAGATGATTGAATTCCTGAAAAAAAATCAATTTCATTTCTAATAAATTCAAGATACGCTGTATTTCTGTCTTCAATAAAACTTACCCTCACTCCTTCTAAATATGGCAAATTGGGTTTAAAATAGGCTGAATTTCTACTCAGGAAGATTCCTTGTCTATCTATCCATTTATTTAATACAAATGGTCCCGTTCCAACTGGAAATTCATCAAATTTGTTCTGATAAAAACTTACTGCTTCTTTCGGAATGATGCTGCAATATTGCATTGTGAGCAAACTCAGAAATGGAGAAAATGCTTGCCTCAATTTAATCACCAGGGTGGTGTCGTTTATAATATTAAAGGGCTGGAATGTGTCTAGTTTGCCTGCAAAAATCCACCTACCCGGAGCACTCAATCCCGGATCAATCAATCTTAAAAAACTATATTCAACATCAGATGCTTTCAGCCTTCTTGTACTGTCTTTACCAAAACAGCTATTTTTATGAAAAAAGACATCATTCCTCAAATGAAATAAGTAGCTCAACCCATCTTTGCTTACTTCCCAATCCTTCGCAATTTCCGGTACCAAATTCATAGAATCATCCAAATCTATGAGCTGATTATAAATATGGTCTATCAACCAAATGTTATTCTGACTTTTTGCAAAAGCAGGATCTAAGGAGGTAACAGGATTAGGTTGATTGTAATGAAAAACCCTTGGTTTTTTGTGGGTATTATCGGAACAACAGGTTAACCAAATAAAACCAACACTCAACAAATAAATCCTCGAAAACCTACAATTCATTCAGAAAAGTAATCATTCTCCTCGCATAATTTTCATCAAAAAGACAAATTTTTCAATTTTTTACTGCTAAAACAAAAAGTTATCCTATTCCCCAATCATTTTTAAGAATTTTACTTTGATGCTGAATTGCTAAAAGCCACTTTGCTTGTAGGATTTGACATTTGAAATGGCTAATCAGCCGCTTTTCTAAAATCTAAAAGATTTCATATTTTAATGAGTTTCTTAACATCAATCCCAAACTTATAAATTTCAGAAAAAACACGATTAGAATCTTGAAGAATAACAGAAATCGGTTGAATAAAACGGTTATTGTGCTTGAGCAGTTACTCATTTCACCAACAGATTTTATCATAAATATTAATTGGATTTAAAGAATTGATGACATCTTCTCTTTCAAATTGGATGGAATTCTAACATCATTATCAGGCCAGGCATAAAAATTCAAAATTTTGAATCAAT is part of the Candidatus Vicinibacter affinis genome and encodes:
- a CDS encoding saccharopine dehydrogenase NADP-binding domain-containing protein, translated to MVGSHKVIIAGAGGIGKAVGLLLAEVPDMAADIFIGDINYEAAISVSKWVQEGASSIVQIEPFHIHPQELTNQMDYVFSSGDILLDCLPGGEAPRMAAFALKYNLHYVNLTEYVAETNQILDMAKGAETGFVLQAGLAPGFINILGHQLYLEFAEEFQADKIDYMAMKVGALTRVVTGPHFYGFTWSPIGVATEYVKEAVVVRNHQKLNVPSLSGTTHLIIDGIHYEDDYTSGGAADLPDYFKEKVANLDYKTIRYPGHFDWVRSQLQIIGQGQGIENRLLEKMNEYIPHVEDDLIVLYASVQGKDSKGVLRKKEKSMSIDPLKVGSHLLKGIQLTTAAPMLECARMLLGGKFKGPVLQSSIDPEEFMKGPFIQMAFHSNKKRERAKLDA
- a CDS encoding DNA translocase FtsK, whose product is MARSKSAKHSVWDQWVKWLKDERVSKIAAMSSFMGAIYLLISFISYLSSWKADQDKVLALSWRILFKSGSEVNNWLGRLGALSSHFFFYYGFGIACFLIIPVIIHLGFRFLKRSGWLGLLRYSTHTLMIMALLSMILDFIFQDKGFPYGGSFGGRTNDLLSNFVGEVGLGVTLIFSLISFIIWFFNPSLQKLQFQTLGGSETDSFLDWSNAFKWNNPASTNQEDNLTPNELYLKNKAASAQSAGIEVDFGDYAESAGLAATIGSKADQIINPFGPSLEIETIAPSESITTKDPEQSESRPSYQPVPDDEDGWHDESHTGPYDPRADLSTYVIPSLDLLNDYNDQKFEIDRSELESNKNQIIATLLNYKIEIQKIKATIGPTVTLYEIVPAPGVRISRIKSLEDDIALSLSAQGIRIIAPIPGRGTIGIEVANKNKQMVPLKELLKSDRFNDQKMELPIALGKNISNEVVVADLTKMPHLLIAGATGQGKSVGINTILMSLLYKKHPAEVKLVLIDPKKVELPIYSVIEKHFLAQLPNQDEAIITDTSKVIYTLNSLCIEMDQRYELLKMARVRNLLEYNDKFVNRRLNPQKGHRYLPYIVLIIDEFADLIMTAGKEVELPIGRLAQLARAVGIHLIIATQRPSVKIITGLIKANFPGRIAFKVSSNIDSRTILDCGGAERLIGRGDMLYSVGSDMIRLQCAFVDTPEVERVITHIGNQRSYGEPYYLPEYKGDEADGAENSIVADDLDEMFEEAARLVVQSQHGSTSMIQRRLKLGYNRAGRIMDQMEALGIVSSGEGSKPREVLLFNEIELENLLQKFKRKT
- a CDS encoding replication-associated recombination protein A, giving the protein MLPLAERMRPQSLEDVLGQDHLLSPGKPLNLALSGGHLPSMIFWGPPGVGKTTLARLLGKQFNRKFFTLSAISAGVKDLRELINEAKSQKFFNSPSPILFIDEIHRFNKGQQDALLAAVEDGTIVLLGATTENPSFEVNAALLSRMQVYVLKHLDELDLVKLIERIADKDELFQNKNIKVLETDSLVELSGGDARKLCNIMEIVGNLPQSQIEITNELIRKLVTQNMAIYDKSGEMHYDIISAFIKSIRGSDPHAALYWLARMVDGGEDPLFIARRLLILAAEDIGLANPNALLMANTCKDAIHFVGWPESRIILAETVIYLACSPKSNSAYLAIEMAISLAQSTNNAQVPLHLRNAPTQMMKNIGYGKSYEYSHHHPGNFVYQEYMPEQLSSKAIFKPAENPNEQKMKMSLLEWWGEKYK
- a CDS encoding acyl-CoA thioesterase, yielding MKKVSDSITEMTELVLPNDTNVLGNLMGGNLMRWMDIASAICASRHCGAHVVTVSVDHMTFHEPIKLGDIVTIRAKVSRTFNSSMEIFMEVFTRSILVAEPRKSNQAYFTFVALDDRTLRPKPIPAIVPETEEEKKLFNEAEIRREFRLIVSGKIKPEEAKFSKDIFNVVTEK
- the lipB gene encoding lipoyl(octanoyl) transferase LipB — encoded protein: MSNRIEIHDLGQIDYQEAWDYQTKIHNRLISEKRSQPGSADFPHVLILCEHPHVYTLGKSGEESHLKINEQGLGQIQASFYKINRGGDITYHGPGQLVAYPILDLDRIFNDVHRYVRGLEESVILTLAEYGILGDRLPEYTGVWLDPDNDRARKICAIGVHLSRWVSLHGLALNVNTNLNYFNHIIPCGIQEENKTVTSIQKELGIVVEMAEIKQIFTSHFLHTFGLEKTTKSKIFE
- a CDS encoding redoxin domain-containing protein, which produces MRQFTLFLFLLPFICSAAKAPDFTITDYNNKVHKLYSDYLNKEKVVVLKLFFVACPPCNAIAPYVQQAYTRWGAGNGRVQFIELSTQNYDLNNAVKGYAQKHGITFPGAGFDGGGFAAVAPYKSGTFGPFYGTPTFLVIAPNGEVEFNIDFERDDQVKLDSAIARALRVSSGGTGGGPTRCQDSFGVKITSYLHPDKMIVKDIFNGNNPLFELENNQYNCEYFFPAIRDNYYVTPFKSQTGNPDEYVTTADVVLIQKHILGISQLNNLQLLVADVNKTYSVTASDMAEIRKLILGINSRFKAVSDLYGFAVNPAGKNGVINDKVKLNDLIKGTVSNEFGVGKYGDVNGAAIKFDGSLEERANCTEEWVIKSEKTSNGYLYHIIPNTNGNVFGFQFSLACDVKSITDVKLNQSLSNFNNTNYIFNGQRNEFICLWSSPDGLGVNFDLREPLITFSSSQNLNFKQGKVPNEIVLSNDVCGIFFNHIYNSEPGVPRFRVNQTATQYEIDVEASSGIVALKFFDQSGIHVSDSKIKMEKINEQNIKANISKLNPGFYFVQGQLADGSIKTERFFKID